One genomic window of Mycteria americana isolate JAX WOST 10 ecotype Jacksonville Zoo and Gardens chromosome Z, USCA_MyAme_1.0, whole genome shotgun sequence includes the following:
- the MLANA gene encoding melanoma antigen recognized by T-cells 1: MPRRNHHPDGNFFRGKGHSYLAAEEALGIGLFILVLAILLIFGCWYYKRRSGYKSLRSKSPSVGTIQTMVGEGKILDCKTAPQEYRNFDSVVPDAPPAYDKIAAHQSPPPPYSP, encoded by the exons ATGCCTAGAAGAAATCACCATCCAGATGGCAACTTTTTCAGAGGGAAAGGACACAGCTATCTTGCAGCAGAAGA AGCTCTGGGTATTGGACTCTTCATTTTGGTGCTGGCAATTTTACTTATCTTTGGCTGCTGGTATTACAAAAGACGTAGTGGCTATAAAAGTCTGAGG AGCAAAAGCCCTAGTGTGGGCACGATACAAACCATGGTAGGTGAGGGAAAAATACTGGACTGCAAAACGGCTCCGCAGGAGTACAGAAACTTTGATTCTGTG GTACCTGATGCTCCACCAGCTTATGACAAAATTGCTGCACATcagtcaccaccaccaccttaTTCACCATGA